In one Mesorhizobium australicum genomic region, the following are encoded:
- a CDS encoding quaternary amine ABC transporter ATP-binding protein: MTAKLSCRHVWKLFGEGARSFLAANPSPDADLLAASDLVGAVRDVNLDVAEGEIFVIMGLSGSGKSTLVRCLSRLIEPSAGEILFNGENLLAADEKRMIEIRRHQMGMVFQHFALLPHLSVLDNVAFPLSIQGIARDRREARAREMIDLVGLTGREASFPRQLSGGQQQRVGIARSLAVEPELWFLDEPFSALDPLIRREMQDEFLRLQSKLKKTIVFITHDFDEAIRLADRIAIMKDGEIVQTGTPEDIVLNPATDYVREFTRDVAKAKVVSVGSLMKPGTAEGRPRVPAVTRIAEAARLFSDGETLEVVDAAGAPLGRLERRDVADLMLRG, from the coding sequence ATGACCGCCAAGCTCTCCTGCCGCCATGTCTGGAAGCTGTTCGGCGAGGGCGCGAGGTCGTTCCTCGCCGCCAATCCCTCGCCCGATGCCGACCTGCTCGCCGCCAGCGATCTCGTCGGCGCGGTGCGCGACGTCAATCTCGACGTGGCGGAGGGCGAGATCTTCGTCATCATGGGCCTGTCCGGCTCGGGCAAGTCGACGCTGGTGCGCTGCCTCTCGCGACTGATCGAGCCGAGCGCGGGCGAGATCCTGTTCAACGGCGAGAACCTGCTCGCCGCCGACGAGAAGCGGATGATCGAGATCCGCCGCCACCAGATGGGCATGGTGTTCCAGCACTTCGCGCTGCTGCCGCACCTGAGCGTGCTGGACAATGTCGCCTTCCCGCTGTCGATCCAGGGCATCGCGCGCGACAGGCGCGAGGCCCGCGCCCGCGAGATGATCGACCTCGTCGGCCTCACCGGCCGCGAGGCCTCCTTCCCGCGCCAGCTCTCGGGCGGCCAGCAGCAGCGCGTCGGCATTGCGCGTTCGCTCGCCGTGGAGCCGGAGCTGTGGTTCCTCGACGAGCCCTTCTCGGCGCTCGATCCGTTGATCCGCCGCGAGATGCAGGACGAGTTTCTGCGGCTGCAATCGAAGCTCAAGAAGACGATCGTCTTCATCACCCACGATTTCGACGAGGCGATCCGGCTCGCCGACCGCATCGCCATCATGAAGGACGGCGAGATCGTCCAGACCGGCACGCCTGAGGACATCGTGCTCAACCCCGCCACGGACTATGTGCGCGAATTCACCCGCGACGTGGCCAAAGCCAAGGTCGTCTCGGTGGGCTCGCTGATGAAGCCAGGCACCGCCGAAGGCCGCCCACGCGTCCCGGCCGTCACGCGCATCGCCGAAGCCGCGCGGCTGTTCTCCGATGGCGAGACGCTCGAAGTGGTCGACGCCGCCGGCGCCCCCCTCGGCCGGCTCGAGCGGCGCGACGTCGCCGACCTTATGCTGAGGGGATGA
- a CDS encoding ABC transporter substrate-binding protein, protein MIATGHGLKSACAGLALAAALTIAGPAAAQESTDPIKLTLHDWTGQLITTELMGEVLKKAGYSVEYVQADYLAQFAGLEAGDLHVAMEMWETTGRDAMDAATATGKVENFGATGMKAKEEWWFPEYMKEKCPGLPNWEALKDEKCAEAFSTAETAPKGRYLGGPVTWGGFDDERVAALGLPFEVIHAGTDAALFAELESAYQRQAPILLWIYAPHWAPAKYKGEWIEFPEYTKECYTDPKWGSNPDALYDCGKPFGEIWKVGWAGVKDKWPGAYKAIKAFTIDNDEMGKMITAVDLDGKKVADVAAEWIAANEARWSEWIKK, encoded by the coding sequence ATGATTGCCACAGGTCACGGACTTAAATCGGCCTGCGCGGGATTGGCGCTCGCCGCCGCGCTCACCATTGCCGGCCCTGCCGCCGCGCAGGAATCGACCGATCCGATCAAGCTCACGCTGCACGACTGGACCGGCCAGCTCATCACCACCGAGCTGATGGGCGAGGTGCTGAAGAAGGCCGGCTACAGCGTCGAATACGTCCAGGCCGACTATCTCGCGCAATTCGCGGGGCTGGAGGCGGGCGACCTGCACGTGGCGATGGAGATGTGGGAGACCACCGGCCGCGACGCGATGGACGCCGCGACCGCCACCGGCAAAGTCGAGAACTTCGGCGCCACCGGCATGAAGGCCAAGGAGGAGTGGTGGTTCCCCGAATATATGAAGGAGAAGTGCCCCGGCCTGCCCAACTGGGAAGCGCTGAAGGACGAGAAATGCGCCGAGGCATTCTCGACCGCGGAAACCGCGCCGAAGGGCCGCTATCTAGGCGGGCCCGTCACCTGGGGCGGCTTCGACGACGAACGCGTCGCGGCTCTCGGCCTGCCCTTCGAGGTGATCCATGCCGGCACCGACGCAGCCCTCTTCGCCGAGCTGGAAAGCGCCTACCAGCGGCAGGCGCCGATCCTGCTCTGGATCTACGCGCCGCACTGGGCGCCGGCCAAATACAAGGGCGAGTGGATCGAATTCCCCGAATACACCAAGGAATGCTACACCGACCCGAAATGGGGCTCGAACCCCGACGCGCTCTACGATTGCGGCAAGCCCTTCGGCGAGATCTGGAAGGTCGGCTGGGCCGGCGTGAAGGACAAGTGGCCGGGCGCCTACAAGGCGATCAAGGCCTTCACCATCGACAATGACGAGATGGGCAAGATGATCACCGCCGTCGATCTCGACGGCAAGAAGGTCGCCGACGTCGCCGCCGAATGGATCGCCGCCAACGAGGCGCGCTGGTCGGAGTGGATCAAGAAGTAG
- the cysT gene encoding sulfate ABC transporter permease subunit CysT: protein MAQLRFREPSIIPGFRLTFSFTILYLLLIVLIPIVGLYVKAFELDWPAFQRIVTGPRFLAAMKLSFGASLLAALFNVVIGVMVAWVLVRYRFFGRRILDAVIDLPFALPTAVAGIALTALYVPQGWVGRLFAPYDISIAYTPVGIWIALVFIGLPFVVRTVQPVLEDLSREVEEAAATLGAPRRTTILRVVLPPLIPAILTGFALAFARAVGEYGSVIFIAGNIPRQTEILPLLIVFRLEEREYSAAAAIAAVMLSVSFVILLLINFLQAWSYRRFGNG, encoded by the coding sequence ATGGCGCAGCTACGTTTTCGGGAGCCGAGCATCATACCAGGCTTTCGCCTGACTTTTTCGTTCACCATTCTCTACCTGCTGCTGATCGTTCTCATTCCGATCGTCGGACTCTACGTCAAGGCATTCGAGCTCGACTGGCCCGCCTTCCAGCGCATCGTCACCGGCCCGCGCTTCCTGGCGGCCATGAAGCTGAGCTTCGGCGCCTCGCTGCTTGCGGCCCTGTTCAACGTCGTCATCGGCGTGATGGTCGCCTGGGTGCTGGTGCGTTACCGGTTCTTCGGCCGTCGCATCCTCGACGCCGTCATCGATCTTCCCTTTGCGCTCCCGACCGCGGTGGCCGGCATCGCACTCACCGCGCTCTACGTGCCGCAGGGCTGGGTCGGCCGCCTGTTCGCCCCTTACGACATCTCGATCGCCTACACGCCGGTGGGCATCTGGATCGCGCTGGTCTTCATCGGCCTGCCTTTCGTCGTGCGCACGGTGCAGCCGGTGCTGGAGGATCTGAGCCGCGAAGTCGAGGAGGCCGCCGCGACGCTGGGGGCGCCGAGGCGCACCACCATCCTGCGCGTCGTGCTGCCGCCGCTCATCCCGGCGATCCTGACCGGCTTCGCGCTAGCGTTCGCGCGTGCCGTCGGCGAATACGGCTCGGTGATCTTCATCGCGGGCAACATTCCGCGGCAGACCGAGATCCTGCCGCTGCTCATCGTCTTCCGGCTGGAGGAGCGCGAATACTCGGCCGCCGCCGCCATCGCAGCCGTCATGCTAAGCGTCTCGTTCGTGATCCTCCTGCTGATCAACTTCCTTCAGGCCTGGAGCTACCGGAGGTTCGGCAATGGCTGA
- a CDS encoding sulfate ABC transporter substrate-binding protein, producing MLFTRRSVLLSALLAGSVQFGGMGFAFAQDTLNNVSYDPTRELYREYSEHFAKVWKEKTGRTVEVSNSHGGSGAQVRAVVEGLPADVVTFPLEGDILGIEKAGLIEPGWQSEFPAESSPYTSTIVFLVRAGNPKGIKDWDDLVKPGVKVITPNPKTSGGARWNYLAAWAYELERSGGDQQKAQDFVAGIYKNVPVLDTGARGSTNTFVQNKVGDVLIAWENEALLSLKEFGAGEYEIVVPSVSILAEVKVAIVDKNVDAKGTREIAKAFLDELYSPESQKIFARNFYRPLHPENVDPADLKAFPEVKLVKIGDVFGGWAKAQPEHFGDGGIFDKIYSKD from the coding sequence ATGCTGTTTACCCGAAGGTCAGTGCTTCTCTCGGCCCTTCTCGCAGGCTCGGTCCAGTTCGGGGGGATGGGTTTCGCCTTCGCCCAGGACACGCTGAACAACGTTTCCTACGATCCGACCCGCGAGCTCTACCGGGAATATTCAGAGCATTTCGCCAAGGTCTGGAAGGAGAAGACCGGCCGGACGGTCGAGGTCTCCAACAGCCATGGCGGCTCCGGCGCGCAGGTGCGGGCCGTGGTCGAAGGCCTGCCGGCCGATGTCGTGACCTTCCCGCTCGAAGGCGACATCCTTGGCATCGAGAAGGCCGGCCTCATCGAGCCGGGCTGGCAGAGCGAATTCCCCGCCGAGTCGTCGCCCTACACCTCGACGATCGTCTTCCTGGTTCGCGCGGGTAACCCGAAGGGCATCAAGGACTGGGACGACCTGGTCAAGCCGGGGGTCAAGGTCATCACGCCGAACCCGAAGACCTCCGGCGGCGCCCGCTGGAACTATCTCGCGGCCTGGGCCTACGAATTGGAGCGCTCGGGCGGCGATCAGCAGAAGGCGCAGGACTTCGTCGCGGGAATCTACAAGAACGTGCCCGTGCTCGACACCGGCGCCCGCGGCTCGACCAACACCTTCGTCCAGAACAAGGTCGGCGACGTGCTGATCGCCTGGGAGAACGAGGCGCTGCTGTCGCTCAAGGAGTTCGGCGCGGGAGAATACGAGATCGTGGTGCCGTCGGTCTCGATCCTCGCCGAGGTGAAGGTGGCGATCGTCGACAAGAATGTCGACGCCAAGGGTACCCGCGAGATCGCCAAGGCCTTCCTGGACGAACTCTACAGCCCCGAGTCGCAGAAGATCTTCGCCAGGAATTTCTATCGTCCGCTCCATCCGGAAAATGTCGACCCTGCCGACCTGAAGGCCTTTCCTGAAGTGAAGCTGGTGAAGATCGGCGATGTATTCGGGGGGTGGGCCAAGGCCCAGCCGGAGCACTTCGGCGACGGCGGAATTTTCGACAAGATCTATTCCAAGGACTGA
- a CDS encoding DeoR/GlpR family DNA-binding transcription regulator encodes MVLSKRHAEILRMLREEGTVSISDLATRLGVSLETVRRDVKPLSDDGSVVRMHGAVGLAGLGGEAPFERRMRENAAAKRAIARHVAATIADGESIMLDTGTTTSFLARELLGHRRLTVVTNSSDIARTLATVNGNKVYMAGGELRSDSGAAFGVSAIEFISRFSVDHAVISVGAVDAEGLMDYDLEESEFARTVLARGSRRLAVTDHSKFGRRGLVRICTFDAVSALVTDLLPPADIADALAASGALLDVARADVADAVERS; translated from the coding sequence ATGGTCCTGTCGAAACGCCACGCCGAGATCCTGCGCATGCTGCGCGAGGAGGGCACGGTCTCGATCTCCGACCTCGCCACGCGGCTCGGGGTCTCGCTGGAGACGGTGCGGCGGGACGTGAAGCCTCTCAGCGACGACGGGTCGGTGGTGCGCATGCACGGCGCGGTCGGGCTCGCGGGGCTGGGCGGCGAGGCGCCGTTCGAACGGCGCATGCGGGAGAACGCCGCCGCCAAACGCGCGATCGCGCGCCACGTCGCGGCCACCATCGCCGACGGCGAGTCGATCATGCTCGACACCGGCACCACGACCAGTTTCCTCGCCCGCGAACTGCTCGGTCACCGGCGTCTCACCGTCGTCACCAACTCCTCCGACATCGCCCGTACGCTCGCGACCGTGAACGGCAACAAGGTCTACATGGCCGGCGGCGAGCTGAGGAGCGATTCCGGCGCGGCGTTCGGGGTCTCGGCGATCGAGTTCATCAGCCGCTTCTCAGTCGACCACGCGGTGATCTCGGTCGGCGCCGTCGATGCCGAGGGGCTGATGGACTACGATCTCGAGGAATCCGAATTCGCCCGCACGGTTCTCGCTCGAGGCAGCCGCAGGCTCGCTGTCACGGATCATTCCAAGTTCGGCCGGCGCGGCCTGGTGCGCATCTGCACCTTCGACGCCGTGTCCGCACTGGTCACCGATCTGCTTCCTCCGGCGGACATCGCCGATGCGCTGGCGGCGAGCGGGGCGCTGCTCGACGTGGCGCGAGCCGATGTCGCAGACGCGGTCGAACGCTCCTAG
- a CDS encoding ABC transporter permease, whose translation MSLPVIEAQRPIAPRMAAGSISLPWLTALAVFAVLWLAPVPAWIDVYPKAWEIPAARWISAAMKWLVNDASFGLFTFTDLTRFLASLIEAPYRLALSLLATGFLSGQGSSAVQVAPPLSWIAVIGIVALMGHAAGGRPLAVLVAACFSFILVFGQWQSAMATLASVLVAVPIGVAGGLLLGIAAYRHPRFERALTPVLDMMQTIPAFAYLVPILFLFGFGPTAAIVATVIYALPPMARITALSLRQVAPEVRDLGRMVGATRRQMTWRVLVPSARDSLMVGVNQVIMLSLNMVIIASMIGAGGLGFDVLAALRRLDIGAGLVAGLAIVALAVALDRLSQAFAQRDFAAPRLDASLLARYPHVSAALALVAATYALGMVLPFVRQWPEAWEISTGALLSEAVKWININFFDTFEAVKNAVLLNVLVPFKRFLSDLPWLGVTGLLAVAGYLLGGVRLMATVAVLAFLIAATGQWEKAAITVYLCGVSVLFAALIGIPVGILCAENERLWRVVSLVIDTLQTLPSFVYLMPVVMLFRVGDFSAMLAVVAYAIVPAIRYAVLGLRRVDSRVVEAGRAMGATRGQILTRIRLKLALPEIMLGINQTIMFALSMLVITALVGTRDLGQEVYIALTKADTGRGLVAGLAVAAIAIIADRLISAGAARTRARLGLAGMGGSAS comes from the coding sequence ATGAGCCTCCCCGTCATCGAGGCGCAGCGCCCTATCGCCCCCCGCATGGCCGCGGGCAGCATCTCCCTGCCCTGGCTCACCGCGCTCGCGGTCTTTGCCGTCCTCTGGCTGGCGCCTGTGCCGGCATGGATCGACGTCTATCCCAAGGCCTGGGAGATTCCGGCTGCGCGGTGGATTTCGGCGGCGATGAAGTGGCTGGTCAACGATGCCAGCTTCGGCCTGTTCACCTTCACCGACCTCACCCGCTTCCTCGCCTCGCTGATCGAGGCGCCGTACCGGCTCGCACTCAGCCTGCTTGCCACCGGCTTCCTGTCCGGCCAGGGGTCGAGCGCGGTGCAGGTTGCGCCGCCGCTGTCGTGGATCGCTGTGATCGGCATCGTCGCATTGATGGGCCACGCGGCCGGCGGGCGGCCGCTCGCCGTGCTGGTCGCCGCCTGCTTCAGCTTCATCCTTGTCTTCGGCCAGTGGCAGAGCGCCATGGCGACGCTCGCCTCGGTGCTGGTCGCCGTACCGATCGGCGTCGCCGGCGGGCTGCTACTCGGCATCGCCGCCTACCGCCATCCGCGCTTCGAGCGGGCGCTGACCCCCGTGCTCGACATGATGCAGACCATCCCCGCCTTCGCCTATCTGGTGCCGATCCTGTTCCTGTTCGGGTTCGGACCCACCGCCGCGATCGTGGCGACCGTCATCTACGCCCTGCCGCCGATGGCGCGCATCACAGCGCTGTCGCTGCGCCAGGTCGCGCCCGAGGTCCGCGACCTTGGCCGCATGGTTGGCGCGACGCGTCGCCAGATGACCTGGCGCGTGCTTGTGCCCTCGGCGCGCGACAGCCTGATGGTCGGCGTCAACCAGGTGATCATGCTGTCGCTCAACATGGTCATCATTGCCTCGATGATCGGCGCCGGCGGCCTCGGCTTCGACGTGCTCGCCGCACTCCGCCGCCTCGACATCGGCGCGGGGCTCGTCGCCGGCCTCGCCATCGTGGCGCTCGCCGTCGCGCTCGACCGGCTGAGCCAGGCCTTCGCGCAACGCGACTTCGCCGCCCCGCGGCTGGATGCCTCGCTGCTCGCCCGCTATCCGCATGTAAGCGCCGCGCTCGCGCTGGTCGCCGCGACCTATGCGCTCGGCATGGTCCTGCCCTTCGTCCGCCAATGGCCGGAGGCCTGGGAGATCTCCACGGGCGCGCTCCTCTCCGAGGCCGTGAAGTGGATCAACATCAACTTCTTCGACACGTTCGAGGCGGTAAAGAACGCGGTGCTGCTCAACGTGCTCGTCCCCTTCAAGCGCTTCCTCTCCGATCTGCCCTGGCTTGGCGTGACGGGGCTTCTCGCCGTCGCCGGCTATCTGCTCGGCGGCGTTCGCCTGATGGCGACGGTGGCGGTCCTCGCCTTCCTGATCGCCGCGACAGGGCAGTGGGAGAAGGCCGCGATCACCGTCTATCTCTGCGGCGTCTCGGTGCTGTTCGCCGCGCTCATCGGCATCCCGGTCGGCATCTTATGCGCCGAGAACGAGCGCCTGTGGCGCGTCGTGTCGCTGGTCATCGACACGCTGCAGACATTGCCCTCCTTCGTCTACCTGATGCCGGTCGTGATGCTGTTTCGGGTCGGCGACTTTTCGGCCATGCTCGCCGTCGTCGCCTATGCGATCGTGCCGGCGATCCGCTACGCGGTGCTCGGCCTGAGGCGGGTCGATTCGCGCGTGGTCGAGGCGGGGCGCGCGATGGGTGCGACGCGTGGCCAGATCCTGACGCGGATCCGGCTGAAGCTGGCGCTGCCCGAGATCATGCTCGGCATCAACCAGACGATCATGTTCGCGCTGTCGATGCTGGTCATCACCGCGCTGGTCGGCACGCGCGATCTCGGCCAGGAGGTCTACATCGCGCTGACCAAGGCGGACACCGGCCGCGGCCTCGTCGCAGGCCTCGCGGTCGCGGCGATCGCGATCATCGCCGACCGGCTGATCTCGGCCGGCGCGGCCAGAACAAGAGCGAGGCTCGGCCTCGCCGGCATGGGAGGAAGTGCATCTTGA
- a CDS encoding phosphotransferase: MEMNARIWVLPIWSGPVDPKPLKGGLSNKSYTVEDAGRKYVVRFGQDYPFHHVHRTREIMTARAAHASGFAPEVVYTGPGVMVSRFINGKTYTPVDVTENIGRVADIVRRFHIEMPRQISGAGFAFLVFHVIRDYARTLREGGSRMSDRLPAFLQLAADLEKTQPPLPIIFGHNDFLPANILDDGERLWLIDFEYAGFTTAMFDLAGLASNAGFDEEQSEELLARYFGEKASPEIVRAHAAMQCASLLRESMWSMVSELHLDAPGVDYEAYTAENLERLDAALDRYQSRFGTLKP; encoded by the coding sequence ATGGAAATGAACGCCCGCATCTGGGTGCTGCCGATCTGGTCCGGTCCCGTCGACCCGAAGCCGCTGAAGGGCGGGCTGTCGAACAAGAGCTACACTGTCGAGGATGCGGGCCGCAAATATGTCGTGCGCTTCGGCCAGGACTATCCGTTCCACCACGTCCACCGCACCCGCGAAATCATGACCGCGCGCGCCGCGCATGCCAGCGGTTTCGCGCCGGAAGTGGTCTATACTGGTCCCGGCGTCATGGTCTCGCGCTTCATCAACGGCAAGACCTACACGCCGGTCGACGTGACGGAGAACATCGGCCGCGTCGCGGACATCGTGCGGCGCTTCCACATCGAGATGCCGCGCCAGATCAGCGGCGCCGGCTTCGCCTTCCTCGTCTTCCACGTCATCCGAGACTACGCCCGGACGCTGCGCGAGGGCGGGAGCCGGATGAGCGACCGGCTGCCGGCCTTCCTCCAGCTCGCCGCCGACCTGGAGAAGACGCAGCCGCCGCTGCCGATCATCTTCGGCCACAACGACTTCCTGCCCGCCAACATTCTCGACGATGGCGAGCGGCTGTGGCTGATCGATTTCGAATATGCCGGCTTCACCACCGCCATGTTCGACCTCGCCGGCCTCGCCTCCAATGCCGGCTTCGACGAGGAACAGTCAGAGGAACTGCTGGCGCGCTATTTCGGCGAGAAAGCCTCGCCTGAGATCGTGCGCGCGCACGCCGCCATGCAGTGCGCCTCTCTGCTGCGCGAATCCATGTGGTCGATGGTGTCGGAGCTGCATCTCGACGCGCCGGGCGTCGACTATGAGGCCTACACCGCGGAAAACCTCGAGCGGCTCGACGCCGCGCTCGACCGTTACCAGTCCCGTTTCGGAACCCTCAAGCCATGA